Below is a genomic region from Telmatobacter sp. DSM 110680.
ACCGTCTCTTCCAGTCCGACGACTTTCACGACCTCTACGCCATCGAGGAAGTCTGCTTCCAGCCGCCTCAGCGCTTCACCCGCCGCTACATGCGGCAACTCCTCGATTCGACAGATGCCGCCACCTGGATCGCCGAACAAGGTCCTGCGATGGCGGGCTTCGCTATCGTTGAATGGTCGCCGCAAATCACCGGCATCGTAGCCTATATCGCCACCATCGAAGTCCTGCCCGAGTACCGAGGAAAGGGCATTGGCGCTGAGCTCCTTCGCCGTCTCGAAGGCTCTGCCAACGCCGAGCGTGCCATCGAAATCTGGCTACACGTCGACGCGGAAAATGCCCCGGCCATCCATCTCTATGAGCGCAGCGGATACCACAAGTCGGGCCGCGTCGATCATTATTACGCCCGCAATCGCTCCGCAGCCGTCTATGTAAAAACTCTCATTTAGTCTCAATGGGGAAGGGTTACCCCTGCGCTTCAGCGTCCCGTAATCCAGTGAGCCGCACTCCCGTAACCAACTAGAATAGATGCAGCAATCATGTCCATCAGCAATCCCAACCTGCCGAAACTGGTCGTGTCTTTACGTCAGTACAGCAGGCAAATGTTCGTTCACGACCTGCTAGCCGGCATCACTGTCGGACTCGTGGCGCTGCCTCTCGCTATGGCCTTCGGAATTGCCTCCGGAGTGACGCCCCAGGCTGGACTCTACACGGCCGTCGTAGCCGGCTTCCTGATCTCCGCGCTTGGCGGCTCGCGCACCCAGATCGGCGGACCTACCGGCGCTTTTGTCGTTATCGTCGCCGGTATCGTTGCCCGCTTCGGATTGCCCGGTCTTGCCATGGTGACTTTAATGGCAGGCATCATCCTGCTGGCCATGGGACTGACCGGCCTTGGCTCTGCTGTGCGCTTCATCCCCCGTCCCGTCGTAATCGGATTCACCAACGGCATCGCCGTACTCATCGCTTCAACGCAGATCAAGGACTTCTTTGGTCTCCGCGTTGGCGCTGTCCCCAGCGAATTTCTGCCTCGCATGAAGCTGCTTTTGGCTCACATGCCCAGCCTCAACTGGCAGGCTTTTGCGTTAGGCGCCGCCACGCTGGCGATCATGCTGATCCTTCCGCGCTTCACCAAACGCGTTCCGTCATCCATCGTCGCGCTGCTCGCCTGTACAGTTGCATGTTTCTTGTTCCATTTGCCGGTTGAAACCATCGGCACGCGATTCGGAGGCATACCGCGCGGTCTCCCGCCATTTGCCATTCCCGATTTTCACGCCGAACACATCCTTCCGCTAATTCCATCGGCATTCACCGTCGCACTGCTGGCTGCGCTTGAAAGCATGCTCTCCGCCGTTGTCGCCGACAGTATGACCGGCGACCGCCACAACCCCAACGTAGAACTCGTCGCGCAGGGAATCGCCAACATCACCTCGCCGCTCTTCGGTGGAATTCCCGCCACTGGAGCCATCGCCCGCACCGCCACTAATATCCGCTCTGGTGCACGATCTCCCGTCTCCGGCATGGTGCATGCGCTCACACTGCTGATGATTCTGCTTGTAGCTGCGCCCCTCGCCAGCTTCATCCCGCTGGCCACGCTGGCTGCTGTTCTTTTTGTCGTGGCCTACAACATGGGAGAGTGGCGAGAAATCCCCGGAATCCTTCAGCTGGGCTTTACGGCCATCTCTGTCTGGCTTGTGACGTTCGCCTTAACCGTCTTTGCCGACCTCACCGTGGCAGTCAGCGTTGGCATGGCACTGGCCGCGCTGGTCTACATCTACCGCATCGCCGAAACCACCACCGTCACTCCTGTCACAGACGATTACATTCGCGACGGCTTGTCTCACTCGCTGCAGGGGCGGATCATCCCGCCCTACGTCACGCTTCTCCGCATTCACGGTCCGTTTCTCTTTGGGACCACCGAAAAGCTTCTCGAGGCCACTTCCAACGTAGAAGTCTTCGAGCCTGTTGTAATCCTCCGCCTGCGCAACATGACCGCCATCGATGCCACCGGCATTCACGCCATCGAGTCCTTCGCCAAACGCCTAACTGAATCCGGCCGAACACTGCTGCTGTGTGGCGCCATGGAGCAGCCTTCCATGCTCCTACAAAAGCCTCGCTTTCTCGATCACGTTGGTCGCGAGAACATCATGCCGAACATTCAGGCCGCCCTCGACCGCGCCAAAGAAGTCTACGAATCCCGCGCCGCGATCGCCAGCTAAAGCACCCAGTTTTCCCGCTCTTGTTTCGTTCAATATAAGCGTGGGCGCCCCCATCCATAAGGCAGCTTTATCGCGTTATGGGTGGGATCGCACGATGAACATTAACCGCATCAGGTCTTACACTGTAACGAGGGAGGACCCATGAGCGACGGCCGAGAAGAACGCGAAGAAAGAGAAAAACGTCGCGAGCAGGAAGAGCGCGAGAATCGCCCAGATCGTCTTGACCGCCTCGATCCGCACCCCGTCGATCAGTGGAAGCCCGAACGACCCGACTCCTAAAATCGTTTATTCCCCTTGGAATTGCGGCGCCCGCTTCTCGAAAAATGCCTTGATCCCTTCCTGGTAGTCCTTACTGTCATACACCAGTCTTCGCATAGCCTGAACCCGCTCAAACGTCTCCGGCCCGAGGTTGTGCGATGCAGACAGCAACCGCAATTCTTCTTTCAATAAACTGATCACCAGCGGTGAATTATTGGCGATCTGCTCGGCCATCCGGCGTGTCAGACTCTCCAACTCCGCACGCGGCACGGCATGGCTGACGATTCCCTGGTCAACCAGCCGCTGCACTCCCATCGGCTGCGCCGTAAACAGCATCTCTTTACAGAGCGGCATGCCCCCCGTGTTCAGAAAATTCTGCACACCTGAAATGTTGTAGGGCATCCCCAGCTTCGCCGGAGTTACCGCAAAGGTGCTGTCGTCTCCCGCCACAATCAGGTCGCAGCTCATCACCAGTTCGCAAGCGCCTCCCCATACGGTGCCTTCCACCATTGCGATCACCGGGGCAGGGAACAACTCGATCATGCGAATCACCCGTCGCACCGGATCGTCATAGGTCAGCGGATCGCGGCCGTTGGTCGGCAGTTCGCGCACATCGTGCCCCGCCGAAAACACTTTCGACCCGGCAGGCGCGCGCAGAATTACTACACGTACCTGGCGATACAGCATCTCCTCAAGCGCCGCGCACATCTCGTCGATAAGCGCTGTGCTCAATGCGTGATGTTTGCTTGGATTGTTGAGCGTGATCACGCCAATCTTGCCGGTGATCGCGACTTCAAGCTGTTCGAAAGTGGTCTCCATGCCGCGCTCCTGAATCGATCCGCGGGGAGTGTAGACGAAATTGGAAGGGTGTCGCTGTGACGTGGAAAGGCAAGTTCATCCTAGGGTAATGTGCAATCAACTCACGTCAGGCACGATAAGCCTCACTATTCCGGACCAGAAGTGTCGCGGCACAGGTTCAAAGCGGTTTGTTTAAACCTGGAATCGAATTGAAACAGACTTGAGTGGCAGCAAGTTCTATCGAACGATCTCGAACTTTTCACGGAAATAATTGCAAGCCGGACAGTTCTCGCTCTCAACTGTATCCGCAGCAAAGCCGCAAAGGCCACACACCAAAAAGTCATGTGGCGCGTATTCCCATCCTGTACTGCCGTTGGCCTGAACCCGCGATATCAAATCGCTGTACATCCGAACATGCGACTTGTCGGCTTCAAGAGCCCAATGAAAACTGCGGATTGCCGTCGAATCAAATAGGGGAACTGCAGCGACCAGAAATGCTGGGTAGAGATAATCTACCTCGAACCGTTGATCAACCAGGGCCGCCTTCAGGTTCTCAAGTGTACCGTCCACTCGCGGCAGGGGAACGTCGGTCATCGTCGATCCGCCCATATGCCGCAGCACTCGCCCATGATTGCCGGCATGGATTTGTTCGGCTCGTGATGTAGCGCGGAATAGACTCGCAATCCCTGGAAATCCCTCTTCGTCTGCCCGCACTGCGTATGCCTTGTAAGCAGCGCAGTTCTTGGTCTCTTCCTCATAGGCCGTCTCAAGGTTCCGAATCACCGTGAGATCTTCCACTCCAACCACGTGAGCAAACATTCGATCCGTCGCCATGGCCCGCACCCACCCTCAAAACATTAGATGCAAAGCGGTGCTGCGAGGTGATGCAGATCACGAGCGATCACGATCGGAAACCGATCGAAAGCGTAGGAGTCGCCATTGCTGCCGGTGAAATGAAATCGAAATACTGGGGGCTTAGACTCGTCGTTTTAACGAATCCGTTCGAACCTGTCCCAAACGAAATTGCATGCTGGGCAGTTATCGGCTTCCTGATTCTTTGCGGTATAGCCGCAGAGGGTACACACGTGAAATTCGAGTTGTTCCTGCGTCCATCCGGGCCCCGCCTCCATCGCGACCACCGCATCCTCATAAAGACGCGCGTGCGTTTTCT
It encodes:
- a CDS encoding ferritin family protein; amino-acid sequence: MATDRMFAHVVGVEDLTVIRNLETAYEEETKNCAAYKAYAVRADEEGFPGIASLFRATSRAEQIHAGNHGRVLRHMGGSTMTDVPLPRVDGTLENLKAALVDQRFEVDYLYPAFLVAAVPLFDSTAIRSFHWALEADKSHVRMYSDLISRVQANGSTGWEYAPHDFLVCGLCGFAADTVESENCPACNYFREKFEIVR
- a CDS encoding N-acetyltransferase; this encodes MNYRLFQSDDFHDLYAIEEVCFQPPQRFTRRYMRQLLDSTDAATWIAEQGPAMAGFAIVEWSPQITGIVAYIATIEVLPEYRGKGIGAELLRRLEGSANAERAIEIWLHVDAENAPAIHLYERSGYHKSGRVDHYYARNRSAAVYVKTLI
- the scpB gene encoding methylmalonyl-CoA decarboxylase; this encodes METTFEQLEVAITGKIGVITLNNPSKHHALSTALIDEMCAALEEMLYRQVRVVILRAPAGSKVFSAGHDVRELPTNGRDPLTYDDPVRRVIRMIELFPAPVIAMVEGTVWGGACELVMSCDLIVAGDDSTFAVTPAKLGMPYNISGVQNFLNTGGMPLCKEMLFTAQPMGVQRLVDQGIVSHAVPRAELESLTRRMAEQIANNSPLVISLLKEELRLLSASHNLGPETFERVQAMRRLVYDSKDYQEGIKAFFEKRAPQFQGE
- a CDS encoding SulP family inorganic anion transporter produces the protein MSISNPNLPKLVVSLRQYSRQMFVHDLLAGITVGLVALPLAMAFGIASGVTPQAGLYTAVVAGFLISALGGSRTQIGGPTGAFVVIVAGIVARFGLPGLAMVTLMAGIILLAMGLTGLGSAVRFIPRPVVIGFTNGIAVLIASTQIKDFFGLRVGAVPSEFLPRMKLLLAHMPSLNWQAFALGAATLAIMLILPRFTKRVPSSIVALLACTVACFLFHLPVETIGTRFGGIPRGLPPFAIPDFHAEHILPLIPSAFTVALLAALESMLSAVVADSMTGDRHNPNVELVAQGIANITSPLFGGIPATGAIARTATNIRSGARSPVSGMVHALTLLMILLVAAPLASFIPLATLAAVLFVVAYNMGEWREIPGILQLGFTAISVWLVTFALTVFADLTVAVSVGMALAALVYIYRIAETTTVTPVTDDYIRDGLSHSLQGRIIPPYVTLLRIHGPFLFGTTEKLLEATSNVEVFEPVVILRLRNMTAIDATGIHAIESFAKRLTESGRTLLLCGAMEQPSMLLQKPRFLDHVGRENIMPNIQAALDRAKEVYESRAAIAS